AATGTCATGGACAGGGGTTTGTAACCTCgtatgttaaatcacaatttctccaaaaaagcttaagctgatagaaaaaaatgaatttaattatttaattaatattttaacaagcCCAACCATCTCAGTTTTACTTGGAGGGTCAAAGGCCGATTGTATTAAAAAACTTTAAGGCCCCTTGAAAGCATGAAATCCTTTAGGACAAAGCAAAACCATGGCATTATAGCAAACCATCCTTCATCTAAATTTAGTGCATTCAAATGCGAAGTCACATTTGCATACTTTGATGCAGATGGAGGTGACATGAACCGTATCGGCACAGCATGCTCAAAGAACGACATAGTCATCTATCAAGGATCAATAGCCCCACTTCCGACTGGAATTCCAGCATACACGGTTCAGATTCTCAATACCTGCGTCTCTGGTTGCAGCATCTCCAACATTCACATCAGCTGTGGGTGGTTCAGCTCAGCCCGGTTGATAAATCCTAGGGTGTTCAAGCGAATCTATTACGATGACTGCCTCGTCAACAACGGGGAGGCTCTTGGTCCCGGAGAAAGCCTCTCCTTCCAGTATGCTAATAGTTTTCCTTACGGTCTAAAAGTTGCCTCGGTTGCTTGTTGTTGAAGCACAAAGTCACCGCCGCATGATCCCAATAATACCTACTTTCCGGTCTATCatatgatattatatatatatatgcaatgtAGATAACAAAAACGAGGACGGACTCAACTGTACTAGACCTGAATTATATTGCTGTTGAAGCATGCAGTACCAAGGCAAcattttataaatcttttgtgATAGTCAAGGGCAAGGAGCCAGAAGGTAGCCCTTGGGCcttcaaattaattaagttgtAAGCCCAACTAAAACCAAGGGTCCGTTTGGCCCGTTATTTCGCATGTGTCAAAAGAGTGTTTCTAAAcaaaattgcattaaaaaaaaaaaaaaaaccctagaaaacatgtaaaaatccatgttttcaaattgcacacaAACCACGATTTTACCAAGTAGTTAAGTGTCTTTTACATTAACTATGTTTTAAAATTGTGGGTCGGCACCTCCAAATGAGAGTAGTTTGAAATCGACTACATTTTGAAAACGTGAAtttcttcatgttttcaaatcactatttttttaaaacacactttCAAACAATACTCTTTCCGCAATTTTGTTTAAGAACACATTTTTAA
This DNA window, taken from Alnus glutinosa chromosome 5, dhAlnGlut1.1, whole genome shotgun sequence, encodes the following:
- the LOC133867723 gene encoding TPD1 protein homolog 1-like — encoded protein: MRGVLAVRRSVCLVSVAITFAFVLAVLFVFHPKHVGEIGIKGLVFSKENSPAVARKLLQSADGGDMNRIGTACSKNDIVIYQGSIAPLPTGIPAYTVQILNTCVSGCSISNIHISCGWFSSARLINPRVFKRIYYDDCLVNNGEALGPGESLSFQYANSFPYGLKVASVACC